ACATTAGCAAATTCCTTCGGATCTTTGCTAATCTCAATATCCATCTCCATTACAGTAGGCCACATGGTGGTGAACAAAAACTACGAAATGTGGTTTCACTGTAATGCAATTTCCGTAGAAGATGATACCAAAGTGGCGATGCCCTATTTTATTAAAGCAGCTAGTATACCATGGAGAGGAAAATACCAATGGTATTACTATGATATTTCTACAGCAATTCCACAAAGTACACTATCTAGATGGCGTCGACATAGTAAGTGAATGAATATGCATATCTGTTAGTGTAGTCCCTTTTCCTGTGCACTGCCTCATCTGTTTTTTCTCAGTTATGTATTCCGTATTCTATTATGATTTATTCTGTATTCTTTTATTGCtctctggttattcttgcacaTTACAAAGCTCAGAAATTTTGTAAAAATGTCAGCTCACTTGTTTAAGTGACATAACTAAATCTTAATTAAGTTTTGCAGTTGGTAAGAAGGATGTAGAAGCTTATAACTTAAGCATGATTTCTATGGTGATGTGCTGCTAACAAAAATAATGGTTTGATTAAGTACTATGGTCTAAACATGTAGTAAAATAGAAGATTCATTGATAATGGAACAATTAAAACATGGAATAATTAGCAAAGCAAATAATGCCTCGTTCACACGAGCACGCTTACCTGGTTCGGCTTGGATCGGTTCGTTAAAAATTGGCGTGTGAACAGGGGAAATACCAAACCGTTCCAAACCAAACTAGCCTGGCTACACAAACCAGGCTACTCGCTTTCGCACGGTTCGGTTTGGTTCGTTCAGTGCTGTATGAACAGCGAACCGTGCCACAGAGGGTTCAAGACACCAGCTGTTTCACACGTGCGCGAGTATTCTTCTTTGTTAATGCACTTTGATTTAGCGACTGCCACTGCTGATGGCATACTGGAGCAAAGAGGAGACCTTCAAGCTGATTAGCATATGGAGCGAAGAAAACATACAGGCCCAGTTAGAAGGATGCAAAAGAAACCGTCAAGTTTATACCAAAATATCGCGTGAGCTATCTGCAGCTGGCTACAATCGCACTTATGAACAGTGCCGGGAGAAATTAAAGAAACTTAAGGCAGAACACAAGAAAATCAGTGACAAGAGAAAGCAGACAGGGGAGGGAAGGTATCCTGAATGGGATTACTTCAATTCCATGGACACTGTGCTAGGGCACAAGCCATCTACACAGCCTGCTGTAGTGGTTGACACTCTAGAGGATTCTCAAGTGCAGGATACTCAAGATGACGAGCAGACGCAACCAGAAATGGGAGCCACTCCTACTAATCTGGATAGTTCCGACAACACTGTTCCCAGTCCAACCAGCACCGATGTCACTGATGCTAGTGGTGATGTAGCAACCACTTCTCAGGAGCAAACAAAAGGGAGTGATGGAACGGCGATTGAGAAAGCAACAAGCAGAAAACGAAAGAAGGGAAAGGTAGATAAGGCAGGAGAAATGATGGATAAATTTATTGGAATGCAAGAAAAGAGTGATAAGATGTTTATGGAGCTTGAGATTAAGAGAGCCAGGCTGGAAGAGAAACAGATAGAGATGGATGCGCAATTGAGAAGGGAGGAGAGAGTTTCAGCTCCAAATGATGAACATGTTGACTCGCAACAGTCGTGGTATGTTGCCACCTGTTGCTCCATCATACCCCATGTATTCTACTTATGGGTATGATGGCTATGATCCAGATGCCACTCAAGATGGCTTGTAGGTGAACATACCAAACAGTAGTGATGACTTTGTTAGGTATCAtgattcataatatttgtacatgcacatgttggtGAGTGTTGACAACAaatatatatgtgtatgtgcAACGCTAGTTACTTTGGAAATAACTAACTAGCGCATTTCTTATGATATGTGGTGACCCAGCTGAGGTGTCTCTGGTTGTCGCAGTTGGAGGTTGGTCATACTCACCTTCGCTAACGTGGAGCCAAGCATCATTGAAGTGCTCATGGTGAACCTCACATATATTGTGGAGTACACATGTCGCAGCAATTACGTGGGGAATATTATCCGTGTTCATGTCATTCCTCTTTAGTACACGGCGCCATCGTGCTTTGAGGCGTCCAAATGCATTTTCAACCACTATTCTGGCTCTGCATATCCTGTAATTATAGTTCCGCTGGTGTGCAGTCAAGTGAGAATTGTGTGCAAATGGTTTCATTAGCCATGACTTCATAGGATATGCAGAATCCCCTATCATGTACAGTGGAACATTCACTCCAGAAATAAGTACTGATTTATTTGGAATTAAGTTTTCATGTGTAATTTTTTGGTATAAattagaatgtgcaaaaactctagcatcatggacgcttccaggCCAGCCTATGCAGATATCCCGAAAGCGATAGTTAGCATCAACAAGTCCCTGAACAATCATTGAATACCAGCCTTTCCGGTTATAATAGTCAGTGTGTTGTTCACTTGGAGCACAAATTGGGATGTGGCATCCATCAACAGTGCCAAAGCATTGTGGTACTCCCCATTTAGTTTTAAAATCATCCACCACATGATCCAAGTC
This genomic interval from Dysidea avara chromosome 15, odDysAvar1.4, whole genome shotgun sequence contains the following:
- the LOC136245137 gene encoding uncharacterized protein, coding for MARSDTWWNNVVMRSFTHQDWLQNFRMCKETFLYICDRLSTELERSDTVMRRSLTVQRRVAVCLWCLATPIEYRTIALLFGIGRSTVCEIVHETCRAIVKVLMKEYIKFPSGDDLDHVVDDFKTKWGVPQCFGTVDGCHIPICAPSEQHTDYYNRKGWYSMIVQGLVDANYRFRDICIGWPGSVHDARVFAHSNLYQKITHENLIPNKSVLISGVNVPLYMIGDSAYPMKSWLMKPFAHNSHLTAHQRNYNYRICRARIVVENAFGRLKARWRRVLKRNDMNTDNIPHVIAATCVLHNICEVHHEHFNDAWLHVSEGEYDQPPTATTRDTSAGSPHIIRNALVSYFQSN